TATTACTCAAGGTGGATGTGCATCACGCCCTGGGATGGCACATACCAATATTATTTCCAGAAAATTAAATATGGATTGTATAAACTTCGGATTTAGTGGAAATGGTATGATGGAGCAACCAATTAATGAATTGATTTCGGAATTTAATCCTTTATTCTATGTTATCGAATGCTTGCCAAATATGAATGCAGAACAAGTAAAAAACAGAACCATTCCTCTTGTAAAAACGCTACAAAAGAAACGACCAAATACTCCAATTGTCTTTGTTGAAAATTTTTTAAGAGAATCATCAGCCCTAGATATAAAGGGGAAAGCTTTGACGAATGAAAAAAATGCAACTCTAAAAGCGGAATACATAAAAATGATTGAAGGTGGTTTTAAAAATGTTTTCTATATAAGTAGTGAGAATGCTACAGGAGACGATCATGAAGGAACTGTTGATGGCGTCCATTTTACAGATTTAGGATTTATAAGATATGCCGATTTTCTGATAGACCAGTTTTTTCAATTGGGTCTGATACCTAAAGAGGCCGAATAAAACATGTTTATTAAGTGCTAATCTTTCATAGATAGTAAGAAAATGCAGGTCGTATAATTAATTGCTGTGTTGGGCGTATGCGTATTATTCAGCTGATTTCCCTCTAATTTATTTTCTTTCACTAACTTAGACCGAGCCATACACAACATATTGTGCTTCTTTATAACTAACTAAAATATTCAATTATGAACTCAAAACCAACGTATTTACCTTTTAAAAATGGCCTTTTAATACTTTTATTAGTAGTAAGCGGTATGAGTTTTGCCCAAACGAAAGTTGAGCAAATCGAAGAACTTTTAAACACCTATCAAGAGTATGGTAAGTTTAATGGTTCCGTTTTAGTATCCGATCAAGGAAAAGTTATATATAAGAAAGGATTTGGCATGGCAAATATGGAATGGGATATTCCAAATGAACCCAATACAAAACATCGTTTGGGTTCTATTACCAAACAATTTACAGCCATGCTTATTTTACAATTAGTAGCGGAAGGAAAATTAGATTTAAACAAACCGATCACTACTTATCTTCCAGATTATCCTAAAACCAGTGGCGATATCATTACCAGTCATCATTTACTAACCCATACTTCAGGAATACCTAATTACACCTCATTTCCTAAATTTATGGAAGACGAAAGTCGCAATCCTTATACTCCAGAAGCGTTTCTGAAAATGTTTGCTGATAAGCCATTAGATTTTACACCAGGTGAAAAATTTAGTTATAGTAATTCGGGGTATTTTCTTCTCGGTGTGCTTATCGAAAAGTTGTCTGGAAAAAGCTATGAACAAATGCTTCAAGATAAAATTTTCACCCCATTAAACATGAAGGATACAGGTTATGATAATCATGCTGATATTTTAAAAAACAGAGCTACTGGATATGAAAAAGAAGGCGGAGCATATGTGAATTCTCGCTATTTAGACATGTCAATTCCTTATGCAGCGGGTTCTATGTATTCTACGGTTGAAGATTTATACAAATGGGATCAAGCGTTATATACCACTAGTCTTTTACCACAAAAATACATGACGCTATACTTTAAACCTTTTATTCCTGCTTTTGGCAACGCCCATTATGCATATGGATGGGGTGTAGGCTACTCTAAAATAGGAAAATCTAAAGATAGTATTTACGCTATCGGACACGGAGGTGGTATTAACGGGTTTAATACTTCTATTTCTAGAACTACTTCTAATAAGTCTTTGGTTGTACTTCTTAATAACACAGGGGGAGCACCACTTGACAATATAACAACAGCTATTAGAGGCATCATGCACGGAAAAGCATACGATATGCCTAAAAAATCGGTTGCCGATGCAGTATTGGCCGTTATTGAAGATAAGGGTATTGATGCTGGAATAACACATTACAACACAATAAAAGATTCTGAAAACTATAGCCTAAGTGAAACTGAAATGAATGCTATTGGGTATCAACTTATCGGTGCTGATAAGGTAGAAGACGCCAACAAAATATTTCAACTTATTGTTAAAGAATTTCCGAAATCATCAAATGCCTATGATAGTTTAGGAGAAAGTTTTATGAAGTTAGAGAAAAACGACTTAGCCATTAAAAATTATAGAAAATCGGTAGTGTTAAATCCCAATAATCAAAATGCGATCACTTTTTTAAAGGAACTTGGAGACGATGTAAGTGATTTGGTAAAGGAGGTAAAGGTATCCAATGCTATTTTAGATACGTATATTGGCAAATATGAACTCCAACCAGGCTTTATACTTACGGTTACTAGAGATGGAAATCAATTAAAAACGCAAGCTACCGGGCAATCGATAATTGATGTATTTCCAAAATCTGAAAATGAATTTTATTTAAAAGTAGTTGATGCACAATTAGTCTTTAATAAAAATGATGCTGGCAACATAGGTAGTGTAACCCTATTTCAAGGAGGGCGTGAAATGGAGGGTAAAAGAATTGAATAAAATCAAGATGTCAATAAAGGTGATTACAGTTTCGTTTTTGAAGTATGTAAAAAAGTAGCATATGCAGGAGTTGAGATAGGCGTACCTTGTAATTGTACAGTAGTACC
The nucleotide sequence above comes from Aureibaculum algae. Encoded proteins:
- a CDS encoding serine hydrolase, which produces MNSKPTYLPFKNGLLILLLVVSGMSFAQTKVEQIEELLNTYQEYGKFNGSVLVSDQGKVIYKKGFGMANMEWDIPNEPNTKHRLGSITKQFTAMLILQLVAEGKLDLNKPITTYLPDYPKTSGDIITSHHLLTHTSGIPNYTSFPKFMEDESRNPYTPEAFLKMFADKPLDFTPGEKFSYSNSGYFLLGVLIEKLSGKSYEQMLQDKIFTPLNMKDTGYDNHADILKNRATGYEKEGGAYVNSRYLDMSIPYAAGSMYSTVEDLYKWDQALYTTSLLPQKYMTLYFKPFIPAFGNAHYAYGWGVGYSKIGKSKDSIYAIGHGGGINGFNTSISRTTSNKSLVVLLNNTGGAPLDNITTAIRGIMHGKAYDMPKKSVADAVLAVIEDKGIDAGITHYNTIKDSENYSLSETEMNAIGYQLIGADKVEDANKIFQLIVKEFPKSSNAYDSLGESFMKLEKNDLAIKNYRKSVVLNPNNQNAITFLKELGDDVSDLVKEVKVSNAILDTYIGKYELQPGFILTVTRDGNQLKTQATGQSIIDVFPKSENEFYLKVVDAQLVFNKNDAGNIGSVTLFQGGREMEGKRIE